The Streptomonospora litoralis genome window below encodes:
- a CDS encoding MBL fold metallo-hydrolase → MLLKQFYAQSLGHASYLVGDEKTGRALVFDPRRDVEVYLQAARESGLRIAYTADSHGHNDYLSGIRELTEHTGARVWASAAGEYGYAHEPLRDGQVVEFGDVGIEVLHTPGHTPEHMSLLVYDRAAGADVPALLLSGGALLVGDLARPDLLGGDEQAREAASVFCDTIQTKLLPLPDGVQVYPTHVAGSLCGGNIGSRLSTTVGYERRTNAVLSSVDSAEEFVRECIRLDNLPAVPPYWRRMRTQNMRGVEPLGLLTEPPALGAGEFQQHRDSGAIVLDTRRPEAYGGSHIPGALNVGTGAAFPTWAGTVLPEGARTLLVMDGPADLWEITWQLLRIGYPLPTGWLRAGMTGWRTAARPVESVPQITVYDLKERLERGEVRLLDVRQPSEWNSGHIAEAVHVTGAELPDRLDEVPDDRPLAVTCGSGYRSSVAASLLARNGHPAVLNVTGGMTAWKNADLPMNG, encoded by the coding sequence TTGCTCCTCAAGCAGTTCTATGCGCAGTCGCTGGGCCATGCGTCCTATCTCGTGGGCGATGAGAAGACGGGGCGGGCGTTGGTGTTCGATCCGCGCCGCGACGTGGAGGTCTACCTCCAGGCGGCCCGGGAGAGCGGTCTGCGTATCGCCTACACCGCCGACTCCCACGGCCACAACGACTACCTGTCGGGGATCAGGGAGCTGACCGAGCACACCGGTGCCCGGGTGTGGGCCTCGGCGGCCGGCGAGTACGGCTATGCCCACGAGCCGTTGCGTGACGGGCAGGTGGTCGAGTTCGGCGATGTGGGCATCGAGGTCCTCCACACGCCGGGGCACACTCCCGAGCACATGAGCCTGCTGGTCTACGATCGCGCCGCCGGCGCCGACGTGCCGGCGTTGCTGCTGTCGGGGGGAGCGCTGCTGGTCGGCGACCTCGCCCGGCCGGACCTGCTCGGCGGGGACGAGCAGGCACGCGAGGCGGCGTCGGTCTTCTGCGACACGATCCAGACCAAGCTGCTCCCGCTGCCCGACGGCGTACAGGTGTATCCGACGCATGTGGCCGGTTCGCTGTGCGGCGGGAACATCGGCAGCCGGCTGTCGACCACGGTCGGATACGAGCGCCGGACCAACGCCGTCCTGTCCTCCGTGGACTCCGCCGAGGAGTTCGTCCGCGAATGCATCCGCTTGGACAACCTGCCCGCGGTGCCGCCGTACTGGAGGCGCATGCGCACGCAGAACATGCGCGGCGTCGAACCCCTGGGTCTGCTCACCGAGCCGCCGGCGTTGGGCGCCGGCGAGTTCCAGCAGCATCGCGACAGCGGCGCGATCGTCCTCGACACACGCCGGCCGGAGGCCTACGGCGGTTCGCACATCCCCGGTGCCCTCAACGTGGGCACGGGGGCGGCTTTTCCGACCTGGGCCGGCACGGTGCTGCCGGAGGGGGCACGGACTCTGCTCGTCATGGACGGTCCCGCCGATCTGTGGGAGATCACCTGGCAGCTTCTGCGTATCGGCTACCCCCTGCCGACCGGGTGGCTGCGCGCGGGCATGACCGGGTGGCGCACCGCCGCCCGTCCCGTCGAGAGCGTTCCCCAGATCACGGTGTACGACCTCAAGGAGCGGCTGGAGCGGGGCGAGGTGCGGCTGCTCGATGTGCGCCAGCCGAGCGAGTGGAACAGCGGCCACATCGCCGAAGCCGTCCATGTCACCGGAGCCGAGCTTCCCGACCGGCTGGACGAGGTTCCTGACGACCGGCCGCTCGCCGTCACCTGCGGTAGCGGCTACCGCTCTTCGGTGGCCGCCAGCCTGCTCGCCCGCAACGGGCACCCGGCGGTCCTCAACGTCACCGGTGGGATGACCGCGTGGAAGAACGCCGACCTGCCCATGAATGGGTGA
- a CDS encoding FAD-dependent monooxygenase, protein MRILVSGAGIAGLAAALELGTRGHEVTVVEYGRRLRLAGTPIDIRGDAIETADSMGLLAKIQRRRLRMSESTRFVDGDGETVGRIPVARIGDSDDDIEILREDLVRILADALPDTAAIRFGDSIETLTEGDDGVRAGFASGRTGRYDTVLGADGQHSAVRRLVFGPEEDYLRPLGVYFALAELSDEASSADANLVHNVPGRLAGVFRYKDKTVAFFQFRSEPLDYDHHDSDAQKRILFDAFAGYRSWRIPELLDAVRTAPEFFFDAAGQIHLPSWHRGRVALVGDAGYCPAFLSGRGTSLALTGARILAEELDRCGGDHTAAFERYETRQRPYVAFAQNSVDGGRERMLPTTWAAIAARNKALQAAGTDAR, encoded by the coding sequence GTGCGAATCCTCGTCTCCGGAGCCGGTATCGCCGGCCTCGCCGCCGCGCTTGAGCTCGGCACCCGCGGCCACGAGGTCACCGTCGTCGAATACGGCCGCCGCCTCCGACTCGCCGGCACACCCATCGACATCCGCGGTGACGCGATCGAGACCGCGGACAGCATGGGACTGCTTGCCAAGATCCAGCGGCGGCGGCTGCGGATGAGCGAGTCCACCCGGTTCGTCGACGGCGACGGTGAGACGGTCGGCCGCATCCCCGTGGCCCGGATCGGCGACTCCGACGACGACATCGAGATCCTCCGCGAGGATCTGGTGCGCATCCTCGCCGACGCGCTCCCCGATACCGCGGCGATCCGCTTCGGCGACTCGATCGAGACCCTGACCGAAGGCGACGACGGTGTCCGCGCGGGCTTCGCCTCCGGCCGCACAGGACGGTACGACACCGTGCTCGGTGCCGACGGCCAGCACTCCGCCGTACGCAGGCTGGTGTTCGGCCCCGAGGAGGACTACCTCCGCCCCCTCGGTGTCTACTTCGCTCTCGCCGAGCTCTCCGACGAGGCGAGCTCCGCAGACGCCAACCTGGTACACAACGTCCCCGGCCGGCTGGCAGGCGTATTCCGGTACAAGGACAAGACGGTCGCGTTCTTCCAGTTCCGCTCCGAGCCGCTCGACTACGACCACCACGACTCCGACGCCCAGAAGAGGATCCTCTTCGACGCCTTCGCGGGCTACCGGTCGTGGCGGATTCCCGAACTACTCGACGCGGTCCGCACCGCCCCCGAATTCTTCTTCGACGCAGCGGGCCAGATCCACCTGCCCTCCTGGCACCGCGGCCGCGTCGCCCTCGTCGGGGACGCCGGGTACTGCCCGGCCTTCCTCTCCGGGCGGGGTACCTCGCTCGCGCTCACCGGCGCCCGCATCCTCGCCGAAGAGCTCGACCGGTGCGGCGGCGACCACACCGCCGCGTTCGAACGGTACGAGACGCGGCAGCGTCCCTACGTGGCCTTCGCCCAGAACAGCGTCGACGGCGGCCGCGAACGCATGCTGCCGACCACCTGGGCGGCCATCGCGGCCCGCAACAAGGCTCTGCAGGCAGCGGGCACCGACGCGCGCTGA
- a CDS encoding FecCD family ABC transporter permease → MVHEASPAEPVEPGAASRPPALASGMAVLLLAGGLYAALLVSVVLATGLGPTAISPWDTARYLWAAATGDSISAAEVTRYQIVAQVRAPRVVLAAVVGGGLSAVGVAIQAMVRNALADPFILGVSSGASVGAVTASVTGGLAVLGIHALSGGAFIGALGASLLVYAASYNRGGMTPLRLVLTGVALAFGFQAVMSVIIYFAPNSEATSAVLYWTMGSFGAARWDALPLVAAIVVLGTIMLRSRSRKLDVMALGDETAASLGVDTAVLRRNLFILTAVMTGAMVAVSGAIGFVGLVVPHVVRLMIGAAHSRVLTIAPVFGALLMVWVDLLSRTVVPPRELPLGALTALVGVPVFIVLLRRRGYLFGGR, encoded by the coding sequence ATGGTGCACGAGGCATCACCGGCGGAGCCGGTCGAGCCCGGTGCCGCTTCGCGCCCCCCGGCCCTGGCCTCCGGCATGGCGGTGCTGCTGCTCGCGGGGGGCCTGTACGCGGCGCTGCTCGTCTCCGTCGTGCTGGCCACCGGCCTCGGCCCTACGGCGATCAGCCCGTGGGACACGGCCCGCTACCTGTGGGCCGCTGCGACAGGCGATTCGATATCGGCCGCGGAGGTGACGCGCTACCAGATCGTCGCGCAGGTCCGCGCGCCCCGCGTGGTGCTCGCCGCAGTAGTGGGAGGCGGCCTCAGCGCGGTCGGCGTCGCGATCCAGGCCATGGTCCGCAACGCTCTGGCGGACCCCTTCATCCTCGGCGTCTCCTCGGGCGCCTCGGTCGGCGCGGTGACCGCCTCGGTGACCGGCGGCTTGGCCGTCCTCGGCATCCACGCCCTGTCGGGGGGCGCGTTCATCGGCGCGCTGGGCGCCTCGCTCCTCGTCTACGCCGCTTCCTACAACCGGGGCGGCATGACGCCCCTGCGGCTGGTCCTCACCGGAGTGGCCTTGGCGTTCGGCTTCCAGGCGGTCATGAGCGTCATCATCTACTTCGCGCCCAACAGCGAGGCGACGAGCGCGGTGCTGTACTGGACGATGGGCAGCTTCGGAGCCGCCAGGTGGGACGCCCTTCCGCTCGTGGCGGCCATCGTGGTGCTCGGCACGATCATGCTGCGGAGCCGGAGCCGCAAGCTGGACGTCATGGCGCTGGGCGACGAGACGGCGGCCAGCCTCGGCGTCGACACCGCGGTACTGCGGCGCAACCTCTTCATCCTGACGGCGGTGATGACCGGGGCGATGGTCGCGGTCAGCGGCGCGATCGGATTCGTCGGCCTGGTGGTCCCGCACGTGGTGCGCCTGATGATCGGCGCGGCGCATTCCCGCGTACTCACGATCGCTCCCGTGTTCGGCGCCCTGCTCATGGTCTGGGTCGACCTGCTGTCCCGCACGGTCGTCCCTCCCCGCGAACTCCCGCTGGGCGCGCTAACCGCACTCGTCGGGGTGCCGGTGTTCATCGTGCTGCTGCGGCGGCGCGGCTATCTGTTCGGAGGACGCTGA
- a CDS encoding class I SAM-dependent methyltransferase: MPAEHGPLLDAGAGGGWGTRLATRTLPEAHVLALEPSPVLRAVLLSRAAADADCDRVTVGGDDLLSARLPERLGGAPLANLIGHFSPEERDRLRGLLAARLAPGAFAMVNLAEPVEPALVERTRMTDLRIGLRTYTGWAEASPAGPDRITWRMTYEVHEGERLIGRDEVAYTWWTLTGDGLRSEAGRHGLAVAPHGPADAGLFLVGPDVGA; encoded by the coding sequence ATGCCCGCCGAGCACGGGCCGCTGCTGGACGCCGGGGCGGGCGGCGGGTGGGGCACGCGCCTGGCGACACGGACCCTGCCCGAGGCGCACGTGCTCGCCCTCGAACCCTCGCCCGTGCTGCGCGCTGTGCTGCTCTCGCGAGCGGCCGCCGATGCCGACTGCGACCGGGTCACCGTGGGCGGCGACGACCTCCTCTCGGCCCGGCTGCCCGAACGCCTCGGGGGCGCCCCGCTGGCCAACCTCATCGGGCACTTCTCCCCCGAGGAGCGCGACCGGCTGCGGGGCCTCCTGGCAGCGCGCCTGGCGCCCGGCGCCTTCGCCATGGTCAACCTGGCCGAGCCCGTCGAGCCCGCACTCGTCGAGCGCACCCGGATGACGGATCTCCGCATCGGCCTGCGCACCTACACCGGTTGGGCCGAAGCCTCGCCCGCCGGGCCCGACCGGATCACCTGGCGCATGACATACGAGGTGCACGAGGGCGAACGGCTCATCGGCCGCGACGAGGTCGCCTACACCTGGTGGACACTGACCGGGGACGGACTGCGCTCCGAGGCCGGACGGCATGGCTTGGCAGTCGCCCCGCACGGGCCCGCCGACGCGGGCCTGTTCCTGGTCGGGCCCGACGTCGGAGCATGA
- a CDS encoding helix-turn-helix transcriptional regulator, whose protein sequence is MNLVERGQETKVLQHALSSAFAGEPTFTVIGGGIGSGKTELIHYAAGLAAEAGVSHLRATNSPLHDSVPFGVVRQLLHRPPVGDRVPSSVARKLDDLVDEALYGEGQNPPLGQIPLTLGKELSSALADTVRDTPLLVTVDDIHNADSASLGVLQQVIEGWRGGGLMLVLSQSLHCAPVDPSFHVETLRSRLYARLRLNPLTRDGVRRLLSSHIGESAAERLAADYTDASGGNPLLLRSLIEDAKTTPPAADSPAVGREYQQSVLACLRRCSDTTVEAAQAAAVLATSRRLRSATPLLLEYMFDDGPRSAKQSLTVLEEVGILGPDRTFRLDAARTAILNDLPPERYRDLRVRAVHAMHLKVGQNHRNEAIPNMLGDATSGTWTVGLLLDAAETDLAQDETSSAIAHLELALGVCPDEVERSKVVTGLTRAKWRVDPLTAAQHFDTLLAADVRGDLTSRDSVTLMHHLAWHGQAEKVAEVIERSSAEKEAGQTAEIDSACQLLANTLPGLKPFLNGLDKPFGRRHPGATPLSVRARAGDSLAQLLEGGSRADAISTAEQILRTSRLTDSTLEALEAALLILLSCERFEAARSACDALLEEATKRGVPTWRAVLAAHRAEIALREGDPAAAERLAGDALAVLPPRSWGVAIGAPLGTLVMATTLLGNLDEAAAHLQHEVPDSMYRSRYCLGYLLARGNHYLATGDVQVARADFEFCGALMKGWRMESPGFQPWRSSAAEALAYLGRTREARELLDEQLALADEEDRRVRGITLAMRARIEPVGNRPPLLNEAVELLRASGDRFCTSRAVLELGHTFHALGDERQARLLEERAEVLTTKLRSEQRPAPAPDTGEAPTGASSLTKSERRVAELAAEGLTNREISRRFYITISTVEQHLTNVYRKLNVKTRLALPDGLAGHADAS, encoded by the coding sequence ATGAACCTTGTGGAACGCGGTCAAGAGACTAAAGTCTTGCAGCACGCACTTTCCAGCGCATTTGCTGGGGAGCCCACATTCACCGTGATCGGCGGCGGGATCGGTAGCGGCAAAACCGAACTGATCCACTATGCCGCCGGCCTGGCGGCCGAGGCCGGCGTTTCCCACCTGCGAGCGACGAACTCGCCGCTACACGACTCTGTGCCGTTCGGCGTGGTGCGCCAACTCCTGCATCGACCACCCGTGGGCGATCGCGTTCCGTCATCAGTGGCGCGAAAACTGGACGACTTGGTGGACGAGGCGCTCTATGGCGAGGGGCAGAACCCGCCGCTCGGACAGATCCCTCTCACTCTCGGTAAGGAATTGTCGTCGGCGCTGGCGGATACTGTCCGTGACACGCCACTGCTAGTCACCGTCGACGACATCCACAACGCCGACTCCGCATCTTTGGGAGTTCTACAGCAAGTCATCGAGGGATGGCGCGGCGGCGGCCTGATGCTCGTGCTGAGCCAATCGCTGCATTGCGCGCCGGTGGACCCTTCATTCCATGTGGAAACGCTGCGTTCCCGTCTTTATGCGCGGCTGCGTCTGAATCCGCTGACGCGGGACGGAGTGCGCCGCCTGCTGTCGTCCCATATCGGCGAAAGCGCCGCCGAACGGCTGGCCGCCGATTACACGGACGCTTCCGGAGGGAATCCGCTTCTCCTGCGCTCCCTCATCGAGGATGCCAAGACCACCCCACCCGCCGCGGACTCGCCGGCCGTGGGCCGCGAATACCAGCAGTCCGTCCTGGCCTGCCTGCGGCGATGCAGCGACACGACGGTCGAGGCGGCCCAGGCGGCCGCCGTGCTGGCGACGTCGCGACGGCTGAGGTCGGCAACCCCGCTCCTGCTTGAGTACATGTTCGACGACGGACCGAGAAGCGCCAAGCAGTCGCTGACCGTCCTGGAAGAGGTCGGGATCCTCGGCCCGGACCGTACCTTCCGCCTCGACGCCGCCAGAACGGCGATCCTCAACGACCTGCCTCCCGAGCGGTACCGCGACCTCCGGGTCCGCGCTGTACACGCCATGCACCTCAAGGTCGGCCAGAACCATCGGAACGAGGCCATCCCCAACATGCTCGGCGACGCCACGTCGGGGACCTGGACGGTGGGCCTGCTGCTGGACGCGGCCGAGACGGACCTGGCCCAAGACGAGACGAGCAGCGCCATCGCCCATCTGGAACTGGCCCTGGGCGTCTGCCCCGATGAAGTGGAGCGGTCCAAGGTGGTCACGGGTCTCACCCGGGCCAAATGGCGGGTCGACCCGCTGACGGCGGCCCAGCACTTCGACACCCTGCTCGCAGCCGACGTCAGGGGCGATCTGACCTCCCGCGACTCCGTGACTCTCATGCACCATCTCGCCTGGCACGGCCAGGCCGAGAAGGTCGCCGAGGTGATAGAGCGGTCCTCGGCCGAGAAGGAAGCCGGCCAGACCGCCGAGATCGACTCGGCCTGCCAGCTCCTCGCCAACACCCTGCCGGGGCTGAAGCCGTTCCTCAACGGGCTCGACAAACCGTTCGGCCGGCGGCATCCGGGTGCGACGCCACTCAGCGTGCGGGCACGCGCGGGCGATTCCCTCGCTCAGCTGCTCGAAGGCGGCTCCCGCGCCGATGCGATCAGCACCGCGGAGCAGATCCTGCGGACGTCCCGGCTGACGGACTCCACCCTGGAGGCCCTGGAGGCGGCCTTGCTGATCCTCCTCTCCTGCGAGCGATTCGAGGCGGCGCGGTCGGCCTGCGACGCACTGCTGGAGGAGGCGACCAAGCGCGGCGTGCCGACCTGGCGGGCCGTGCTGGCGGCGCACCGGGCCGAGATCGCGCTCCGCGAGGGCGATCCCGCCGCGGCGGAGCGCCTGGCCGGCGACGCGCTGGCCGTGCTCCCCCCGCGCAGCTGGGGGGTGGCCATCGGCGCGCCGCTGGGCACGCTGGTGATGGCCACCACCCTTCTGGGCAACCTGGACGAGGCCGCGGCCCATCTGCAGCACGAGGTCCCCGACAGCATGTACCGCAGCCGGTACTGCCTCGGCTACCTGCTCGCCCGCGGCAACCACTACCTCGCCACCGGCGACGTCCAGGTGGCCCGCGCCGACTTCGAGTTCTGCGGCGCCCTGATGAAGGGGTGGCGCATGGAGTCGCCGGGCTTCCAACCCTGGCGGTCGTCGGCGGCCGAGGCCCTGGCCTACCTGGGCCGGACCCGAGAGGCGCGGGAGCTGCTCGACGAGCAGCTCGCTCTCGCCGACGAGGAGGACCGGCGGGTTCGCGGCATCACGCTGGCCATGCGGGCGCGGATCGAACCCGTGGGCAACCGCCCGCCGCTGCTGAACGAAGCCGTCGAGCTGCTCCGCGCGTCCGGCGACCGGTTCTGCACGAGCCGGGCCGTGCTCGAACTCGGCCACACCTTCCACGCACTCGGAGACGAGCGGCAGGCGCGCCTGCTGGAGGAGCGGGCCGAGGTCCTGACCACGAAGCTCCGCAGCGAACAGAGACCCGCCCCCGCACCCGACACCGGCGAGGCGCCCACCGGTGCGTCGTCGCTGACCAAGTCCGAACGCCGGGTCGCCGAACTCGCCGCGGAGGGACTGACGAACCGGGAGATCTCACGCCGGTTCTACATCACCATCAGCACCGTCGAGCAGCACCTCACCAACGTCTACCGCAAACTAAACGTCAAGACGCGCCTCGCGCTGCCCGACGGACTCGCCGGACACGCCGACGCCTCATGA
- a CDS encoding carboxymuconolactone decarboxylase family protein, producing MTMNRGEVEADIKNTMGLVPHFFDQIPDQLMAPEWEIFKRLELGETLIPNKYKELIGIALHAETKCTYCTLFHTEAAKLFGATDEEIQEAVHYAKNSLGWSAYLNGMREDYDTFSDELAQIGEYLGSKG from the coding sequence ATGACCATGAACCGCGGCGAAGTCGAGGCCGACATCAAAAACACCATGGGCCTCGTACCGCACTTCTTCGATCAGATTCCGGACCAGCTGATGGCGCCGGAATGGGAGATCTTCAAGCGGCTCGAACTCGGCGAGACGCTCATCCCGAACAAGTACAAGGAGCTCATCGGCATCGCGTTGCATGCTGAGACGAAGTGCACGTACTGCACGCTCTTCCACACCGAGGCGGCGAAGCTGTTCGGCGCCACCGACGAGGAGATCCAGGAAGCCGTGCACTACGCCAAGAACAGCCTCGGCTGGAGCGCCTACCTCAACGGCATGCGCGAGGACTACGACACGTTCAGCGACGAGCTCGCCCAGATCGGCGAGTACCTCGGCTCGAAGGGCTGA
- a CDS encoding TetR/AcrR family transcriptional regulator — protein MANGTADRTPARRPGGRSARVRAKILAAASELVARDGIAGFRYEEVAELAGVHKTSVYRNWPDREELVVEALLRYAEDLASVADTGDIHRDLVDFLLAIAGGLETPFGRTLEQAIQPADRNPNVRQALARILDQRVAAMQRRLDAAVERDELPPVDSSFLGEMISGPVHLIVNRGMRTFTRADAERIVGVVLAGIRATAPHA, from the coding sequence ATGGCCAACGGGACCGCTGATCGGACGCCCGCCCGGCGCCCCGGTGGCCGCAGCGCGCGGGTGCGAGCGAAGATCCTTGCGGCGGCCAGCGAACTCGTCGCGCGCGACGGCATCGCGGGCTTCCGCTACGAGGAGGTCGCCGAACTCGCCGGCGTGCACAAGACCAGCGTCTACCGCAACTGGCCCGACCGCGAAGAACTGGTCGTCGAAGCCTTGCTGCGCTACGCCGAGGACCTCGCCTCGGTCGCCGACACGGGCGACATCCACCGGGACCTGGTGGACTTCCTCCTGGCCATCGCGGGCGGTCTGGAAACCCCGTTCGGCCGGACGCTCGAACAGGCGATCCAGCCCGCCGACCGGAATCCCAACGTCCGGCAGGCGCTGGCCAGGATCCTCGACCAGCGCGTGGCCGCCATGCAGCGGCGGCTGGACGCCGCAGTCGAGCGGGACGAGCTACCCCCCGTCGACAGCTCTTTCCTCGGCGAGATGATCTCCGGCCCGGTGCACCTCATCGTCAACCGCGGCATGCGCACGTTCACCCGCGCGGACGCGGAGCGCATCGTCGGCGTCGTCCTCGCCGGAATCCGGGCGACGGCACCACACGCCTGA
- a CDS encoding MFS transporter produces MKDTPEEPAPDAREHRWDKRLILWVAVLILANVLADVAIGSPLLVLTRLLERFDTDQAAWLNASAMLAGAIWSPLLAKCSDIFGKRRLLVITLSASCAGALVCLIAPDLPIFLVGRFLQGAALAAIFITVALARQICPPRVAMPVIGLVTSGTALVGIAEPLLMSPVIDLFGYRGVFIVGALLAAVAALCVRFIIPESPVRSTGRVDVGGALLLGGGLGAVLAYASLGGDFGWLSAGMIALLAAGAAALVGWVFLALRIDEPVIDIRALSRPVLLTLLALVLAAGSFRSMLQLTSIVAEVPADLGLGYGLGGGAALSVLMAASSSGLMIGGTFAGWLAGRFGPTRPLLGGIAIGAVATFAMLAGVSVFPLAIACGAMVGTAAGAIQASGYNLAISLAPPERQGTISGLVSVMFALGSVVFSFAGAEILKATGIPGPAADGAPVSTATGVYLYVSMAGVLFALAAVPAIMLVRSRRAVPEAAEAPKRSGAPAVGG; encoded by the coding sequence GTGAAAGACACGCCGGAAGAGCCCGCTCCCGACGCGCGGGAGCACCGATGGGACAAGCGGCTCATCCTCTGGGTGGCCGTCCTCATCCTCGCCAACGTCCTGGCCGACGTGGCCATCGGCTCGCCCCTGCTGGTCCTGACCCGGCTACTTGAGCGCTTCGACACCGACCAGGCCGCATGGCTGAACGCAAGCGCGATGCTGGCCGGGGCCATCTGGTCGCCGCTGCTCGCGAAGTGCTCCGACATCTTCGGCAAGCGCCGGTTGCTCGTCATCACGCTGTCGGCCTCGTGCGCAGGCGCACTGGTCTGCCTCATCGCACCCGACCTGCCGATCTTCCTCGTGGGGCGCTTCCTCCAGGGCGCCGCCCTGGCCGCGATCTTCATCACGGTGGCCCTCGCCCGCCAAATCTGCCCCCCGCGGGTGGCGATGCCCGTGATCGGGCTCGTGACGTCCGGGACGGCGCTCGTCGGCATCGCCGAACCGCTCCTGATGAGCCCGGTCATCGACCTGTTCGGCTACCGGGGCGTGTTCATCGTGGGGGCCTTGCTCGCCGCGGTGGCCGCGCTCTGCGTCCGCTTCATCATCCCGGAGTCGCCGGTCCGCAGCACCGGCCGGGTCGACGTGGGCGGGGCGCTCCTGCTCGGCGGCGGCCTCGGCGCGGTGCTCGCCTACGCCAGCCTGGGTGGAGATTTCGGGTGGCTGTCCGCGGGCATGATCGCCCTGCTGGCGGCCGGTGCCGCCGCGCTGGTCGGGTGGGTGTTCCTCGCCCTGCGTATCGACGAGCCCGTCATCGACATCCGGGCCCTCAGCCGGCCGGTCCTGCTGACGCTGCTGGCCCTGGTGCTGGCCGCAGGGTCCTTCCGGAGCATGCTGCAACTGACGAGCATCGTCGCCGAGGTTCCCGCCGACCTGGGGCTCGGCTACGGGCTGGGCGGCGGTGCGGCGCTCTCCGTGCTGATGGCCGCGTCCTCGTCCGGCCTCATGATCGGAGGCACGTTCGCCGGATGGCTCGCGGGGCGGTTCGGTCCCACCCGGCCCCTCCTCGGCGGCATCGCCATCGGGGCGGTGGCGACCTTCGCGATGCTGGCGGGCGTATCGGTGTTCCCGCTGGCGATCGCCTGCGGCGCCATGGTCGGCACGGCCGCGGGGGCGATCCAGGCGTCCGGCTACAACCTGGCGATCAGCCTCGCGCCGCCCGAACGCCAGGGCACGATCTCCGGCCTGGTGTCGGTCATGTTCGCCCTCGGCTCGGTCGTCTTCAGCTTCGCCGGAGCCGAGATCCTCAAGGCCACCGGCATCCCCGGGCCCGCCGCCGACGGTGCCCCGGTGAGCACGGCGACCGGAGTGTACCTCTACGTTTCGATGGCCGGGGTGCTCTTCGCGCTCGCTGCGGTACCCGCGATCATGCTGGTGCGCAGCCGGCGTGCCGTGCCGGAGGCTGCCGAGGCGCCGAAGCGTTCGGGCGCGCCCGCGGTCGGCGGGTAG
- a CDS encoding thioesterase II family protein → MNADLWLRSFHTAEEGAARLVFFPHAGGAASYFFPLSKLLAPQTEVLAVQYPGRQDRHRERPLDDVSRLADELREVLRPADDTPVVYFGHSLGATVAFEVARRLEEEGAGPRMLMASARCAPSAHRSDGIHLLDDAGIVAELRRLSGTDPSLLEDEELLAALMPAIRGDYTAAETYAYEPGAPLSCPVVGFVGDDDVRVGAEDLAGWREHTSAGFELCRLPGGHFYPTEDPTRAAKEIGARVGSAVSPRGRS, encoded by the coding sequence ATGAACGCGGACCTGTGGCTGCGTAGTTTCCACACCGCCGAGGAGGGCGCGGCGAGGCTCGTCTTCTTCCCCCACGCCGGGGGAGCGGCGAGCTACTTCTTCCCGCTGTCGAAGCTGCTCGCTCCGCAGACGGAGGTGCTCGCCGTCCAGTACCCCGGGCGCCAGGACCGGCACCGCGAGCGGCCCCTCGACGACGTGTCCCGCCTCGCCGACGAACTGCGCGAGGTGCTGCGGCCCGCGGACGACACCCCCGTCGTCTACTTCGGGCACAGCCTGGGGGCGACGGTCGCGTTCGAGGTCGCCCGGCGCCTGGAGGAGGAGGGCGCCGGCCCCCGGATGCTGATGGCCTCGGCGCGGTGCGCGCCCAGTGCACACCGCAGCGACGGCATCCACCTGCTGGACGACGCGGGCATCGTCGCCGAGCTGCGCCGCCTCAGCGGCACGGACCCCTCACTGCTGGAGGACGAGGAGCTGCTGGCCGCGCTGATGCCGGCCATCCGCGGCGACTACACGGCCGCCGAGACCTACGCCTACGAGCCGGGCGCGCCGCTGTCGTGCCCGGTCGTCGGCTTCGTCGGCGACGACGACGTGCGGGTCGGCGCCGAGGACCTGGCGGGCTGGCGGGAGCACACGTCGGCGGGATTCGAGCTGTGCCGGCTGCCCGGCGGGCACTTCTATCCCACAGAGGACCCGACACGCGCCGCGAAGGAGATCGGGGCGCGTGTCGGGTCCGCGGTGTCCCCGCGGGGTCGGTCATGA